The Christiangramia salexigens genome includes the window TAACTCTGCGAGCCTGTTGAGCAGATTTAAGGATTGCGAGGCCGGATTAATGAATACGATGGCACCGCGACCTTCTTCATTAATTACCTTGAACATCCCATCCAGTTTCTTATCGGCATCGTTGGTAAGTGTTCCAAGAATATCGTTGTTTACAAGAGTGGAGTTTACCCTCACCATGATCTCTTCATCTGGTTTCCAATGACCTTTGGTAAGTGCAATATGTACCTGAGAGTTAGTAGTTTGTTTATACGCTCTTAGTCTGAATTTTCCAAACCTTGTATTTATATCAAAATCCTCTTTTTTCTCAATAAGAGAATCATGTTGCATTCTATATGCCACTAGATCTTCGATCGAAACGATCTTAAGATCAAATTTCTTAGCAACCTCTATAAGCTGAGGTAACCTGGCCATGGTACCGTCTTGGTTCATGATCTCGACGATCACACCTGCGGGTTCAAACCCGGCCAATCTTGCGAAATCTATAGCCGCTTCTGTATGCCCGGTTCTTCTTAGTACTCCACCTTCTTTGGCTTTTAATGGGAAAATATGACCTGGCCTGTTGAGGTCTTGTGGATGGATATCTGGGTCTATTAAAGCTTTAATGGTCTTAGCGCGGTCTGCTGCAGAAATACCTGTGGTAACTCCATGCCCCCGTAAGTCTACAGAAATA containing:
- the ribB gene encoding 3,4-dihydroxy-2-butanone-4-phosphate synthase, which produces MAQEQSNQYSVKLDSIQEAIDDIRDGKVIIVVDDIDRENEGDFLAAAEKVTPEMINFMATHGRGLICSPLTEARCNELKLDMMVGNNTDPMETAFTISVDLRGHGVTTGISAADRAKTIKALIDPDIHPQDLNRPGHIFPLKAKEGGVLRRTGHTEAAIDFARLAGFEPAGVIVEIMNQDGTMARLPQLIEVAKKFDLKIVSIEDLVAYRMQHDSLIEKKEDFDINTRFGKFRLRAYKQTTNSQVHIALTKGHWKPDEEIMVRVNSTLVNNDILGTLTNDADKKLDGMFKVINEEGRGAIVFINPASQSLNLLNRLAELKDGQKKGEVKAPPIKMDNKDFGIGAQILHDLEIHKIRLMSNTRQTKRVGMIGYGLEITEYVNY